The following proteins are encoded in a genomic region of Hemibagrus wyckioides isolate EC202008001 linkage group LG29, SWU_Hwy_1.0, whole genome shotgun sequence:
- the LOC131349061 gene encoding craniofacial development protein 2-like, with the protein MTGKGRELADMMERRKVDILCVQETRWKGSKAHSIGAGFKLFYYGVDSKRNGVGVVLKEEFVRNVLEVRRVSDRVMSLKLEVEGVMLNVVSGYAPQVGCELEEKERFWRELDEVIESIPTGERVVIGADFNGHVGEGNTGDEEVRGKFGVKERNLEGQMVVDFAKRMDMAVANTYFQKREEHRVTYKSGGRSTQVDYILCRRGNLKEISDCKVVVGESVARQHRMVVCRMTLMVCKKKRSKMEKKTKWWKLKKEECCEEFRQKLRQALGGQVVLPDDWETTAEVIRETGRKVLGVSSGRVCHLEGGKKIRRLGGGMRKFRIVFRGRG; encoded by the coding sequence atgacagggaaaggtagagagctggctgatatgatggagagaaggaaggtggatatactgtgtgtacaggagaccaggtggaagggtagcaaggctcatagtataggagcaggattcaagctgttttattatggtgtggatagtaagagaaatggggtaggtgtggtcctgaaggaggagtttgtgaggaatgttctggaggtgaggagagtgtcagacagggtgatgagtctgaagttagaggttgaaggggtgatgttgaatgttgttagtggttatgccccacaggtaggttgtgagttagaggagaaagagagattctggagagaattagatgaggtgatagagagtattcccacgggggagagagtggtgataggagcagattttaatggacatgttggtgaggggaacacaggtgatgaggaggtgaggggcaagtttggagttaaggaaaggaaccttgaaggacagatggtagtggactttgctaagaggatggacatggctgtggctAACACTTATTtccagaagagggaggagcatagagtgacttacaagagtggaggtaggagcacacaggtagactacatcctatgtagaagaggcaacctgaaagagattagtgactgtaaagtggtagtgggagagagtgtagccagacagcataggatggtggtgtgtaggatgactctgatggtctgtaagaagaagaggtcaaagatggagaagaaaaccaagtggtggaagctgaaaaaggaggaatgttgtgaggaatttagacagaagttgaggcaggctctgggtggtcaggtagtgctgccagatgactgggaaactacagcagaagtgatcagggagacaggaagaaaggtgctgggtgtgtcatctggaagggtgtgtcatctggaaggaggaaagaagataaggagacttggtggtggaatgaggaagttcaggatagtattcagaggaagaggttag